One Anoplopoma fimbria isolate UVic2021 breed Golden Eagle Sablefish chromosome 2, Afim_UVic_2022, whole genome shotgun sequence DNA window includes the following coding sequences:
- the LOC129103014 gene encoding annexin A2-like, whose protein sequence is MAMVSEFLGQLTLSYGAEVEPKFPTVVPVRDFDPAKDAARIETAIKTKGVDEQTVIDILTRRSAEQRMEIAFEYQRIAKKDLMTALKGALSGPLEALMLGLMKCTAEYDASELKASMKGLGTDEETLIEIVCSRNNKELEEIKKVYKEMFKKEVDKDVAGDTSGDFSKLLLALVQTKRDEPSNVVDYEKIDEDARSLYEAGVKRKGTDVVTWISIMAQRSVPHLQKVFERYKSYSPYDMKESIRKEVKGDLEKSFLTLVECFENRQLYFANRLSEAMKSKGAKEKVVTRIMVSRCEVDLMKIRTEFKKQHKRSLYQTIAEHTKGDYQKALLSLCGGDD, encoded by the exons ATGGCGATGGTGTCTGAGTTTCTGGGCCAGCTGACGCTGTCCTACGGAGCG GAAGTGGAGCCTAAATTCCCCACTGTGGTGCCGGTACGGGACTTCGACCCGGCCAAAGACGCCGCCAGGATCGAGACGGCCATCAAGACTAAAG GAGTAGACGAACAGACCGTCATCGACATCCTGACCCGACGCAGCGCAGAGCAGCGCATGGAGATCGCCTTCGAATACCAACGGATCGCCAAGAAG GATCTGATGACGGCCCTGAAGGGGGCGCTGTCCGGCCCTCTGGAGGCTCTGATGTTGGGTCTGATGAAGTGCACCGCTGAGTACGACGCCTCAGAGCTCAAAGCATCCATGAAG GGACTGGGGACGGACGAGGAAACCCTCATCGAGATCGTCTGCTCCAGAAACAACAAGGAACTGGAGGAGATCAAGAAGGTTTACAAAGAGA tGTTTAAGAAGGAGGTGGACAAAGACGTGGCAGGAGACACTTCAGGAGACTTCTCTAAACTGCTGCTGGCGCTAGTTCAG acaaagagagatgagCCCTCTAATGTGGTGGACTATGAGAAGATTGACGAGGACGCCAGA TCTCTGTATGAAGCCGGGGTGAAGAGGAAGGGAACCGACGTGGTCACCTGGATATCCATCATGGCCCAGAGGAGCGTCCCCCACCTGCAGAAAG TGTTTGAGAGGTATAAGAGCTACAGTCCATACGACATGAAGGAGAGCATCAGGAAGGAGGTGAAGGGAGATCTGGAGAAGTCCTTCCTCACTCTGG TGGAATGCTTTGAAAACAGGCAGCTGTACTTCGCCAACAGACTCAGTGAAGCCATGAAG agtAAAGGAGCAAAGGAGAAGGTGGTGACCAGGATCATGGTCTCTCGCTGTGAAGTGGACCTGATGAAGATCAGAACAGAGTTCAAGAAGCAGCACAAAAGATCTCTGTACCAGACCATTGCT GAGCACACTAAAGGAGACTACCAGAAGGCTCTGCTCAGTCTGTGTGGAGGAGATGACTGA